One segment of Anastrepha obliqua isolate idAnaObli1 chromosome 3, idAnaObli1_1.0, whole genome shotgun sequence DNA contains the following:
- the LOC129241013 gene encoding membrane-bound alkaline phosphatase isoform X2, giving the protein MNEIDWHRDHPRATFSRLKSSKISSSEQSTEYWVNKAQSILADKLKQTSNLNINRAKNIILFLGDGMSVHTITATRALLGDSSAQVSFERFPYTGLSKTYAVDKRVPDSASTSTAYLSGVKGNYGTIGVNADVLKYDCESATDASTHTESIAKWAQDAGKWAGLVTTARVTHASPAGVYAHTAQRSWEYDAAIEKDGCDATKNVDIARQLVEWPVGKGLRVVMGGGRRNFIDENEYDEEETEGRRTDGRNLIEEWLADKENQNASAQYVWNKEGLENVDLNNTEYLLGLFSSSHCPYHGDLERKDLVDSVPSLSEMTKAAIELLSQNEEGYFLFVEGARIDMAHHNTYAHRSLEDTAEFARAVEIAQDLTDSQDTLIVVTSDHSHTMTIGGFPTRGSNIFGLSPEKADDDLPYTILSYANGPGFSKTYSSKYGRKDLSDADLDKPKYKYMATVPLDSETHGGDDVAVFALGPYAHYFSGNYEQSNIPALMAYAADIGPFKQSAMTKAKLTKKWKKRVHKD; this is encoded by the exons ATCATCCCAGAGCGACTTTTTCACGcttaaaatcatcaaaaataaGCTCTTCCGAACAATCGACCGAGTATTGGGTGAATAAAGCCCAAAGCATACTCGCCGATAAACTGAAGCAGACTTCAAACCTCAATATAAATCGTGCCAAAAACATTATACTCTTCCTCGGTGATGGCATGTCGGTGCACACAATTACCGCCACGCGCGCTCTCCTTGGCGATAGCTCCGCACAAGTATCTTTCGAACGATTCCCCTACACTGGCCTCTCGAAAACTTACGCAGTCGATAAGCGCGTACCGGACTCCGCTTCTACGTCGACAGCTTATCTAAGCGGTGTGAAAGGTAACTATGGCACGATTGGTGTTAATGCCGACGTACTGAAATACGATTGCGAATCGGCAACCGATGCGAGCACACACACGGAGAGCATAGCAAAGTGGGCACAAGATGCGGGCAAGTGGGCGGGCTTAGTGACAACGGCGCGTGTAACACATGCTTCGCCGGCCGGTGTTTATGCGCATACCGCTCAGCGCTCGTGGGAATACGATGCTGCGATCGAGAAAGATGGTTGTGATGCGACCAAGAATGTGGACATCGCACGTCAACTCGTCGAATGGCCAGTGGGTAAGGGTTTGCGTGTGGTTATGGGTGGTGGACGACGTAATTTCATTGATGAGAATGAATACGATGAGGAGGAGACGGAGGGTAGGCGTACAGATGGACGTAATCTCATCGAAGAGTGGTTAGCGGATAAGGAAAATCAAAACGCAAGCGCGCAATATGTGTGGAATAAGGAAGGTTTAGAGAATGTGGATCTTAATAATACGGAATACTTGCTGGGTCTATTCAGTTCATCGCACTGCCCCTACCATGGTGACTTGGAGCGCAAAGACTTGGTCGACAGCGTGCCATCGTTGAGTGAAATGACAAAAGCGGCTATCGAGCTGTTGAGTCAAAATGAAGAGGGCTATTTTCTGTTTGTGGAGGGTGCCAGAATTGACATGGCTCATCATAACACATACGCGCATCGCTCACTTGAGGATACGGCAGAGTTTGCACGCGCTGTTGAAATAGCACAAGATTTGACCGACTCGCAGGATACCCTGATCGTAGTGACTTCAGATCATTCGCATACCATGACAATAGGGGGATTTCCG ACACGCGGATCCAACATTTTCGGACTGTCTCCTGAGAAAGCTGATGATGACTTACCTTATACCATACTTTCCTACGCCAATGGTCCTGGCTTCTCGAAAACATACTCCTCCAAATATGGACGCAAGGATTTGAGTGATGCTGATTTGGATAAGCCGAAATACAAGTACATGGCGACTGTGCCCTTGGACTCCGAGACTCATGGCGGTGACGACGTAGCCGTATTTGCCTTGGGACCCTACGCGCACTACTTCTCTGGCAATTATGAGCAGTCTAACATTCCCGCTTTGATGGCGTACGCAGCTGATATTGGTCCCTTCAAGCAATCGGCTATGACTAAGGCGAAGCTCACAAAAAAGTGGAAGAAGAGAGTTCACAAAGACTAG
- the LOC129241013 gene encoding membrane-bound alkaline phosphatase isoform X1 → MMSSFWRLALGLLAYFIVATVADEYHPRATFSRLKSSKISSSEQSTEYWVNKAQSILADKLKQTSNLNINRAKNIILFLGDGMSVHTITATRALLGDSSAQVSFERFPYTGLSKTYAVDKRVPDSASTSTAYLSGVKGNYGTIGVNADVLKYDCESATDASTHTESIAKWAQDAGKWAGLVTTARVTHASPAGVYAHTAQRSWEYDAAIEKDGCDATKNVDIARQLVEWPVGKGLRVVMGGGRRNFIDENEYDEEETEGRRTDGRNLIEEWLADKENQNASAQYVWNKEGLENVDLNNTEYLLGLFSSSHCPYHGDLERKDLVDSVPSLSEMTKAAIELLSQNEEGYFLFVEGARIDMAHHNTYAHRSLEDTAEFARAVEIAQDLTDSQDTLIVVTSDHSHTMTIGGFPTRGSNIFGLSPEKADDDLPYTILSYANGPGFSKTYSSKYGRKDLSDADLDKPKYKYMATVPLDSETHGGDDVAVFALGPYAHYFSGNYEQSNIPALMAYAADIGPFKQSAMTKAKLTKKWKKRVHKD, encoded by the exons ATCATCCCAGAGCGACTTTTTCACGcttaaaatcatcaaaaataaGCTCTTCCGAACAATCGACCGAGTATTGGGTGAATAAAGCCCAAAGCATACTCGCCGATAAACTGAAGCAGACTTCAAACCTCAATATAAATCGTGCCAAAAACATTATACTCTTCCTCGGTGATGGCATGTCGGTGCACACAATTACCGCCACGCGCGCTCTCCTTGGCGATAGCTCCGCACAAGTATCTTTCGAACGATTCCCCTACACTGGCCTCTCGAAAACTTACGCAGTCGATAAGCGCGTACCGGACTCCGCTTCTACGTCGACAGCTTATCTAAGCGGTGTGAAAGGTAACTATGGCACGATTGGTGTTAATGCCGACGTACTGAAATACGATTGCGAATCGGCAACCGATGCGAGCACACACACGGAGAGCATAGCAAAGTGGGCACAAGATGCGGGCAAGTGGGCGGGCTTAGTGACAACGGCGCGTGTAACACATGCTTCGCCGGCCGGTGTTTATGCGCATACCGCTCAGCGCTCGTGGGAATACGATGCTGCGATCGAGAAAGATGGTTGTGATGCGACCAAGAATGTGGACATCGCACGTCAACTCGTCGAATGGCCAGTGGGTAAGGGTTTGCGTGTGGTTATGGGTGGTGGACGACGTAATTTCATTGATGAGAATGAATACGATGAGGAGGAGACGGAGGGTAGGCGTACAGATGGACGTAATCTCATCGAAGAGTGGTTAGCGGATAAGGAAAATCAAAACGCAAGCGCGCAATATGTGTGGAATAAGGAAGGTTTAGAGAATGTGGATCTTAATAATACGGAATACTTGCTGGGTCTATTCAGTTCATCGCACTGCCCCTACCATGGTGACTTGGAGCGCAAAGACTTGGTCGACAGCGTGCCATCGTTGAGTGAAATGACAAAAGCGGCTATCGAGCTGTTGAGTCAAAATGAAGAGGGCTATTTTCTGTTTGTGGAGGGTGCCAGAATTGACATGGCTCATCATAACACATACGCGCATCGCTCACTTGAGGATACGGCAGAGTTTGCACGCGCTGTTGAAATAGCACAAGATTTGACCGACTCGCAGGATACCCTGATCGTAGTGACTTCAGATCATTCGCATACCATGACAATAGGGGGATTTCCG ACACGCGGATCCAACATTTTCGGACTGTCTCCTGAGAAAGCTGATGATGACTTACCTTATACCATACTTTCCTACGCCAATGGTCCTGGCTTCTCGAAAACATACTCCTCCAAATATGGACGCAAGGATTTGAGTGATGCTGATTTGGATAAGCCGAAATACAAGTACATGGCGACTGTGCCCTTGGACTCCGAGACTCATGGCGGTGACGACGTAGCCGTATTTGCCTTGGGACCCTACGCGCACTACTTCTCTGGCAATTATGAGCAGTCTAACATTCCCGCTTTGATGGCGTACGCAGCTGATATTGGTCCCTTCAAGCAATCGGCTATGACTAAGGCGAAGCTCACAAAAAAGTGGAAGAAGAGAGTTCACAAAGACTAG